Proteins encoded within one genomic window of Rubripirellula tenax:
- a CDS encoding PEP-CTERM sorting domain-containing protein codes for MKKYLCSLVIALAITCVCPSSNAAVVSFNDYASYQAALGSSAEVVFDFDNFSSGAVLSTFGGITFSGIDNDFFQAVDVQVFETDAVGDTISGDFYVGREPRGIFDGFATSLQNDTVTLSFGSAQKAVGLFVIAPNNRGAVLTGGGTAAVAGAADPIGFLNSNQAFFVGLVDDSGLNSINSVTLTGNGGAYYFDNLTTSVAAVPEPGSFLFCGLAVAGTAILRRRRNARRA; via the coding sequence GTGAAGAAGTACCTTTGTTCCCTCGTCATCGCACTGGCGATCACTTGCGTTTGCCCATCGTCGAATGCAGCCGTCGTTAGTTTCAATGATTATGCGAGCTATCAAGCAGCTCTCGGATCCAGTGCGGAAGTGGTCTTTGATTTCGATAACTTTTCCAGCGGCGCCGTGCTCTCCACTTTTGGAGGAATCACTTTCAGCGGCATTGACAACGACTTCTTCCAAGCCGTCGACGTTCAGGTTTTCGAAACGGATGCAGTCGGCGACACGATCAGCGGTGATTTCTACGTCGGTCGTGAACCGCGAGGAATATTTGACGGTTTTGCAACTTCACTGCAAAACGATACCGTTACGTTGAGTTTCGGATCCGCCCAAAAGGCCGTTGGACTTTTCGTGATTGCACCCAACAATCGAGGTGCAGTTCTGACAGGCGGCGGTACAGCCGCCGTCGCGGGCGCGGCGGATCCAATCGGTTTTCTCAATTCGAACCAAGCGTTCTTCGTCGGCTTGGTCGACGATTCTGGTCTTAACTCGATTAACTCGGTGACGCTCACCGGCAATGGTGGTGCTTACTATTTCGACAACCTCACGACCTCAGTGGCCGCGGTTCCCGAACCGGGTTCGTTCCTGTTCTGTGGACTTGCAGTTGCCGGTACAGCGATCTTGCGACGTCGACGAAACGCTCGACGAGCATAA
- a CDS encoding FG-GAP repeat domain-containing protein gives MNSSNRAQDRNLVLLILATVILVGALLVAFVVHLASRQISLRLEQDFHAAVEAIDAGESGTATKLWRSLHQSEDHQAHADLIKCGLELNNGDPDAAIHKLEGMKHDGELEAARSLFIAKALIQLDRIDDAEATYQSILKTDASHSRAQRGLKQIAAIRTKEEDTQQFFTDVKPMVDKFCGDCHANPLPYSFPKSHWAEEVKQGFELYKLFDRHDLEVPDQALVTKYFRLQAPTEFDFSPVLDQRSHGPSTEFALLKPSAPAIANPGVAHVAWVSLEEGERPVLLVTDMRNGSVSAFDPNHPDRAARTLAQLRNPCHSTICDLDRDGNLDVLVADLGSFVPADNHDGRVICLKSDGKNGYEEVVLLDNVGRVADVQPGDFDSDGDIDLIVAVFGWRTTGSIQYLENTSDSGDEFQFKERQLDPRHGTIHVPVIDINQDGHLDFIALISQAHEEVVAFINDGRGKFSPQTLYAANDPSFGSSGIQLIDLDQDEDIDVLYTNGDSFDSALMKPYHGVQWLENKGDLHFEAHRVANGFGVYRAVAVDVDADTDLDIVAVSALPTKVLDPDLVKTTDSIICLINDGQQNFGKHVIEQGVCSHLTCDVGDFDQDGDIDFATGHVNLFDELMNMPPIDIWLNQSEPADADK, from the coding sequence ATGAATTCCAGTAACCGAGCGCAAGATCGCAACTTGGTCCTATTGATTCTGGCGACGGTCATCTTGGTTGGTGCGCTTTTGGTTGCCTTCGTCGTTCACTTGGCATCACGTCAAATATCATTGCGATTGGAGCAAGACTTTCATGCCGCTGTCGAGGCAATCGACGCAGGCGAAAGTGGGACGGCGACAAAGTTGTGGCGCAGCCTTCACCAGTCCGAAGACCACCAAGCACACGCGGACCTGATCAAGTGCGGCTTGGAGTTGAACAACGGCGATCCGGACGCGGCCATCCACAAGCTTGAGGGGATGAAACATGACGGCGAACTTGAGGCCGCCCGTTCCCTGTTCATCGCCAAAGCACTGATCCAGCTTGACCGAATAGACGACGCAGAGGCAACGTATCAAAGCATCCTGAAAACAGATGCCAGTCATAGCCGCGCCCAACGTGGACTCAAACAGATTGCCGCCATCCGAACGAAGGAGGAAGACACCCAGCAATTCTTTACGGACGTGAAGCCAATGGTTGACAAGTTCTGCGGCGACTGTCACGCGAACCCGCTGCCCTATAGCTTTCCCAAATCGCACTGGGCCGAAGAAGTCAAGCAAGGCTTCGAGCTGTACAAGCTATTTGACCGTCATGATTTGGAGGTTCCTGACCAAGCGCTAGTGACCAAGTATTTCCGACTCCAGGCTCCTACTGAATTTGACTTCAGCCCGGTTTTGGACCAACGCAGTCATGGACCGTCAACGGAGTTTGCGTTGCTGAAACCGTCCGCGCCGGCGATCGCGAATCCCGGCGTCGCGCACGTCGCCTGGGTGTCACTGGAAGAAGGCGAGCGACCCGTATTGTTGGTGACCGATATGCGAAACGGATCGGTATCGGCGTTTGATCCCAACCATCCCGACCGGGCTGCTCGAACACTGGCTCAACTTCGGAATCCGTGTCACAGTACGATTTGCGACCTCGACAGGGATGGAAATCTCGACGTGTTGGTTGCCGATCTGGGTAGCTTCGTGCCCGCGGACAATCATGACGGTCGGGTCATTTGCTTGAAGTCGGACGGTAAGAATGGCTACGAAGAAGTCGTGCTGTTGGACAACGTTGGTCGAGTCGCTGATGTCCAGCCCGGCGATTTCGATTCGGATGGCGACATCGACTTGATCGTCGCGGTATTCGGATGGAGGACGACCGGCAGTATTCAGTATCTAGAAAATACCAGCGATTCCGGCGACGAGTTCCAGTTCAAAGAACGCCAACTCGATCCCCGTCACGGAACGATTCACGTTCCGGTCATCGATATCAATCAAGATGGCCATCTCGATTTCATCGCGTTGATCTCACAGGCACACGAAGAGGTCGTGGCCTTTATCAATGACGGGCGAGGCAAGTTCTCGCCACAAACGCTTTACGCCGCCAACGACCCATCGTTCGGATCCAGTGGGATTCAATTGATCGATCTTGACCAAGACGAAGACATTGATGTGCTGTACACCAATGGAGACTCGTTCGACAGCGCTCTGATGAAACCGTACCACGGGGTTCAGTGGTTAGAGAACAAAGGCGATCTTCACTTCGAAGCTCATCGAGTGGCGAACGGGTTTGGTGTCTACCGAGCCGTTGCCGTTGATGTGGACGCTGATACCGACTTGGATATCGTCGCGGTGTCGGCGCTTCCGACGAAGGTCCTGGATCCGGATTTGGTGAAGACCACCGACTCAATCATCTGCCTAATCAATGACGGTCAACAGAACTTCGGCAAGCATGTGATCGAGCAAGGCGTCTGCTCGCATCTGACGTGCGATGTTGGTGATTTTGACCAGGACGGCGATATCGATTTCGCTACCGGACACGTCAACCTCTTTGACGAACTCATGAACATGCCGCCGATTGATATTTGGCTGAACCAGAGTGAGCCTGCCGACGCTGACAAATAG